The Bradyrhizobium barranii subsp. barranii genome segment GGCACGACAGCGTTTGCTTGGTGCCACTCTACCCCACCGTCTCCTTCCGCCCCGGCCCCGCATGCACATGCACCTGTTTCGCATGCAGCGGCTCACCGCATTCCGAGCAGACCATCACGGGGTCGAACTCCTTGCCGCAAGTCTTGTGCTGGTGCAGCAGCGGGCGGCCGCGCTCGTCGCCCATGTGGGTGTCGCCCCAATGCACCATCGCCATGATGATCGGGTAGAGGTCGAGGCCCTTCTGCGTCAGGATGTATTCGTAGCGCTTGGGCGCCTCGGAATAGGGGACGCGGCGCAGGATGCCGAACCGCACCAGCTTCTTCAGTCGCTCCGAGAGCAGGTGCCGCGTGATCTGGAGCGAGGACTGAAATCCCTCGAACCGGCGCACGCTTAAAAAACATTCGCGCAGGATCAGCAGCGTCCAGCGGTCGCCGACCACGGCGACAGTGCGGGAGAGCGAGCAGGGCTCTTCATCCAGCGTGTCCCACTTCATGTAGCGATCTCCGGCAAAGGGTAGTAAGTCAGAAAAAGGAACTGACTTGAATGATCAGCGCTATTTCTAATAAAGAATATCATTCACCCCTGTAGTTTGACAGTTCTATTTTAGAACTATAGCCTCCGGCCCAATCACATACCGTTCTCACCGGAGGAGGTGACCTTGCCCAAGCGAAACGCGACAGCCGCCGTGATCGGGGCCGGCGATTTCATCGGCTCCGAGATCGCCAAGAAATTTTCCGCGGAAGGTTTCACGGTCTTTGCCGGGCGCCGCAACGGCGACAAGCTGGCGCCGCTGGTGAAGGACATCGAGGCCGCCGGCGGCGAGATTCACGCGCGCTCGCTCGATGCACGCAAAGAGGAGGAGGTCATCTCCTTCCTCAATGACGCCGACCAGCACGCGCCGCTCGAAGTCTGCATCTTCAACGTCGGCGCCAACGTCAATTTCCCGATCCTCGACACCACCGAGCGCGTGTTCCGGAAGGTGTGGGAGATGGCCTGCTATTCCGGCTTCCTCGCCGGCCGGGAAGCAGCACGGCTGATGCTGCCGCGTGGTGGCGGCAACATCTTCTTCACCGGCGCGACGGCGAGCTTGCGCGGCGGCAGCGGCTTTGCGGCCTTTGCCAGCGCAAAATTCGGACTGCGCGCGGTGGCGCAGGCGATGGCGCGCGAGCTCGGGCCGAACAACATCCACGTCGCCCATCTCATCATCGATTCCGGCGTCGACACCGAGTGGGTGCGGCAGCGCCGGCTCGAAGCGCTCGGGGCGAATGCGCTTGATAATCCCGATCTTCTGATGCCGCCGTCATCTGTCGCGGATGCCTATTGGCAGCTCTATCAGCAGCCGAAGAGCGCCTGGACCTTCGAGATGGAGATCCGTCCCTTCGGAGAGAAATGGTGACCGCGGAGCAAGACTGCGGCTAGACTGATCCCAATACAAACTGAAATCCGGGAGGCCCCTACGTGAAGACCGCGATCACCGAACTGTTCGGCATCGAGCACCCGATCATCCAGGGCGGCATGCATTTCGTCGGCTTTGCCGAGTTGGCCGCTGCCGTCTCCAATGCCGGCGGGCTCGGCATCATCACGGGCCTCACGCAGAAGACGCCGGAATTGCTCGCGAAGGAAATCGCGCGCTGCCGCGACATGACGGACAAGCCGTTCGGCGTGAACCTCACCTTCCTGCCGACCTTCGCG includes the following:
- a CDS encoding winged helix-turn-helix transcriptional regulator, translating into MKWDTLDEEPCSLSRTVAVVGDRWTLLILRECFLSVRRFEGFQSSLQITRHLLSERLKKLVRFGILRRVPYSEAPKRYEYILTQKGLDLYPIIMAMVHWGDTHMGDERGRPLLHQHKTCGKEFDPVMVCSECGEPLHAKQVHVHAGPGRKETVG
- a CDS encoding SDR family oxidoreductase, producing the protein MPKRNATAAVIGAGDFIGSEIAKKFSAEGFTVFAGRRNGDKLAPLVKDIEAAGGEIHARSLDARKEEEVISFLNDADQHAPLEVCIFNVGANVNFPILDTTERVFRKVWEMACYSGFLAGREAARLMLPRGGGNIFFTGATASLRGGSGFAAFASAKFGLRAVAQAMARELGPNNIHVAHLIIDSGVDTEWVRQRRLEALGANALDNPDLLMPPSSVADAYWQLYQQPKSAWTFEMEIRPFGEKW